GCCGCGACGAGACCGCGGAGCGGATCTTCGATCCCCCGGTGTCCGCGCGCCACGAGCCGATCGTGCGTCTGGCCGAGCGGTTAGGCGGGCTCCCCGCGTGCGCCGGCAACACGGTGACGCTGCTCCCGGACTACGGCGGCGCGCTCGCGCAGATGGTCGCCGCGATCGACTCGGCGCGGCGCTTCGTGCACGTCGAGTTCTACATCATGACGCTCGACGCGACGACCGAGCCGTTCGTCGCCGCGCTCGAGCGGGCGCACCGGCGCGGAGTCGCGGTGCGCGTGCTGTTCGACCACGTCGGCGCGCGGAAGTGGCCGGGGCATCGCGCGCTGCGGCGGCGGCTCACCGCGTCGGGGATCGCGTGGCACCTCATGCTGCCGCTGCGCCCGTTCAGCAACGAGTGGAACCGCCCCGACCTGCGCAACCACCGCAAGATCCTCGTCGTCGACGGCGCCATGGGCTTCACGGGCTCGATGAACGTCATCGACGAGAGCTACCTCGTGCGGCGCAACCGGCGGCTCGGCGTGCGCTACGTGGAGCTCGTGGCGTTCGTGAGCGGGCCGGTGGTGCTCGAGCTGAACGCCGCGTTCGTCGCCGACTGGTTCGCCGAGACGGGCGTGATGCTCGACCCCGACGGCGATCCGGACGCGGACGTGACGCCGCCGATGACGGGGCGCGCGCTCTGCCAGGTGCTGCCGAGCGGCTCGGCCTACGAGACGTTCAACAACCTGCGCGTGTTCGTCGCGCTGATCCACGCCGCGCGCCGCCGCGTGACGATCGCGTGCCCGTACTTCGTCCCCGACGAGTCGCTCATGATGGCGATCACCACCGCCGCCCAGCGCGGCGTGGACGTGACGCTGTTCTCGTCCGAGGTCGCCGACCAGTTCTTCGTGCATCACGCGAAGCTTTCGTTCTACGAGGAGCTGCTCGTCGCGGGCGTGAAGGTCTACCAGTACCGCGCGCCGAAGCTCCTCCATGCGAAGCACATCGGCATCGACGACGACATCGCGGTGATCGGCTCCAGCAACCTCGACATGCGCTCGCTCACGCTGAACCTCGAGGTGACGCTGCTCTGCTACGACGCCGAGGTGGTGGAGGGGCTGCGCCGCGTCGAGGAGTCGTACCTGCGGGAGAGCACACGCGTGGAGCTCAACACGTGGCGCCGCCGCCCGCTCGCCGCGCAGCTGTTCGACAACCTGGCGCGCCTCACGGCGTCCCTGCAGTGAGGGCAGGAGGGCAGGAGGGCAGGAGGGCACGAGAGGCGAAAGCTCCTGCCCTCCTGCCCTCCTGCCCTCCTGCCCTAGTCCTGCTGCCGCCGGTCCACGCCGCTTCGCCGCTCGTGCCCGTGCCGGCGCGTGCTGTGGCTGCGGCGGTCGGTGGTCGTGCCGTCGTCGAGGACGGAGCGGCGCAGGTGCACGGTGAACGTCGAGCCGCTGCCTAACGCGCTCTCGACGGTGATGTCGCCGCCCATGCCGCGCGCGAGGTCGCGGCTGATCGCGAGGCCGAGCCCCGAGCCCTGATGCTCGCGCGTGAGCGACGCGTTCACCTGCACGAACGGGTCGAAGATCGCCTCGAGCCGGTCGCGCGGCACCCCGACGCCGGTGTCGCGCACCGTGATCGTCGCCCGGTCGGGCGCGCCGTCGCTCGGGCCGAGGCGTAGCGCGACGCTCCCGCCCTCGGGCGTGAACTTCGCCGCGTTCGTGAGCAGGTTGAGGAGCACCTGCACGAGCTTCTCGCGGTCGCCCCACACGAGCAGTGGCGGCGATCCGTCGTCTTCCGGGAGCTGCACGTCGAACGCGAGCCGCTTCGCGGCGAGCTGCGGCTCCACCATCGGCTGGACGTCGAGCAGCACATCGGAGACGCGGAGCGGCGTGAGCTGGTACTCGACGCGCC
This DNA window, taken from Gemmatirosa kalamazoonensis, encodes the following:
- the cls gene encoding cardiolipin synthase, with translation MTQTPWTVIATIAYALEWLIIVAALFVVPRNRRPGSATAWLMLVLLVPYVGLVLFWLIGSPKLSRRRRAQQRTIDGVIAREMARRDETAERIFDPPVSARHEPIVRLAERLGGLPACAGNTVTLLPDYGGALAQMVAAIDSARRFVHVEFYIMTLDATTEPFVAALERAHRRGVAVRVLFDHVGARKWPGHRALRRRLTASGIAWHLMLPLRPFSNEWNRPDLRNHRKILVVDGAMGFTGSMNVIDESYLVRRNRRLGVRYVELVAFVSGPVVLELNAAFVADWFAETGVMLDPDGDPDADVTPPMTGRALCQVLPSGSAYETFNNLRVFVALIHAARRRVTIACPYFVPDESLMMAITTAAQRGVDVTLFSSEVADQFFVHHAKLSFYEELLVAGVKVYQYRAPKLLHAKHIGIDDDIAVIGSSNLDMRSLTLNLEVTLLCYDAEVVEGLRRVEESYLRESTRVELNTWRRRPLAAQLFDNLARLTASLQ